Proteins encoded within one genomic window of Prosthecobacter algae:
- a CDS encoding Uma2 family endonuclease — protein MSALLNLPTIKDQTAFNLDRWDQLARDEEVRKLPGRVETDRFGRTIMYNYAEYSHGSRQGDVWGHLRHLLPDGHPSVECPISTTDGIKVADVAWVSKKRLLKIGGRTALSGAPEICVEVISPGNTRGEIEEKRRLYFEAGAKEVWICDKRGKMIFFLKEAPAVAAKTSKLCPEMPKTVA, from the coding sequence ATGAGTGCGCTACTGAACCTCCCCACGATCAAGGACCAGACGGCCTTCAATCTGGACCGCTGGGATCAACTGGCCCGTGATGAAGAGGTGCGCAAGCTGCCTGGGCGAGTGGAGACGGACCGCTTTGGAAGGACGATCATGTATAACTATGCGGAATACTCACACGGGAGCCGCCAGGGCGATGTCTGGGGCCATCTGAGGCATTTATTACCTGACGGTCATCCTTCCGTTGAATGTCCCATTTCCACCACGGACGGGATTAAGGTGGCGGACGTGGCGTGGGTTTCAAAAAAGCGGCTGCTGAAGATTGGAGGTCGCACGGCTTTGTCGGGGGCACCGGAGATCTGTGTGGAGGTGATTTCGCCCGGCAATACGCGGGGAGAAATCGAGGAGAAACGCCGTCTTTATTTCGAGGCGGGGGCGAAGGAGGTGTGGATCTGCGACAAGAGGGGGAAGATGATCTTTTTCCTCAAGGAGGCCCCAGCGGTGGCGGCGAAGACATCCAAATTGTGTCCGGAGATGCCGAAGACGGTGGCGTGA
- the carB gene encoding carbamoyl-phosphate synthase large subunit, producing the protein MPKDPSIKRILVIGSGPIVIGQGCEFDYSGVQACKALREEGYEVVLINSNPATIMTDPEFAFRTYIEPITPEIVEKIIIKEKPDVLLPTLGGQTALNTAMSLHHSGVLEKHGVRMIGAKPDAIEKGEDRLKFKNAMLAIGLDLPQSGVAHTIEEARKIAEEIGTLPLIIRPAYTLGGTGGGIAYNKEEFEYITGRGLDLSPVSEVLIEESLLGWKEFEMEVMRDKADNCVIICSIENLDPMGVHTGDSITVAPIQTLTDREYQIMRDASFACIREIGVETGGSNIQFAIHPDTGRMIVIEMNPRVSRSSALASKATGYPIAKIAAKLAVGYTLDELKNDITRETPASFEPTIDYVVTKIPRFTFEKFPGADTTLTTQMKSVGEAMAIGRTFKESLQKALRSLEIKRFGLIGDGADVVVDEETLTTKLTVPNAERIFFLGQAFAIGWDVEKVFELTKIDRWFLRQIEEIVKEQKTLGEDLFKKRSDGGLMTPCDLMWEVANRKDEESIGEGDSLIEPLRIALKRAKKLGFSDVQIGKMFSPADANQVRSARKNLGIIPTYRLVDTCAAEFEAQTPYYYSTYGTEDEVRDNDRKKVMILGGGPNRIGQGIEFDYCCVHASFALRELGYETIMVNSNPETVSTDYDTSDKLYFEPLTLEDVLNIYERENRNDQVLGVIVQFGGQTPLNLAKGLEENGVRIIGTSPKNIELAEDRKLFAALLDELGLHQAASGTATSLEEALAITARIGYPSLVRPSFVLGGRAMQIVYSDAELTHYMKNAVEATPDRPVLVDRFLEDATEVDVDCISDGETTVIGAIMEHIEEAGIHSGDSACVIPPFSLSAEMQDRIRDAAKKLAKALGVRGLMNMQLAVKGDDLYVIEVNPRASRTAPFVSKAIGVPLPKLAAKIMAGKTLKELGFTEEVHPKHFSVKEAVFPFSKFQGVDIALGPEMKSTGEVMGIDMDMGLAFAKSQMAAGGTLPTKGNVFISVKETDRANVARIAKGYADLGFTLYATAGTGQVIKDAGTDVNILPKLASGQRPNVIDLMKNKDMALVINTPSGKNPREDEIKIRTAAMQNRIPIMTTLRGADAAMRAIKSLQAADVEVRALQEYHQ; encoded by the coding sequence ATGCCCAAAGATCCCTCCATCAAACGCATCCTCGTCATCGGTTCCGGCCCCATCGTCATCGGCCAGGGCTGTGAGTTCGACTATTCAGGCGTCCAGGCCTGCAAAGCGCTGCGCGAGGAAGGCTACGAGGTCGTTTTGATCAATTCCAACCCGGCCACCATCATGACCGATCCGGAATTCGCCTTCCGGACCTACATCGAGCCGATCACCCCGGAGATCGTCGAGAAGATCATCATCAAGGAAAAGCCCGATGTCCTTCTCCCGACTCTGGGCGGCCAGACCGCGCTGAACACCGCCATGTCCCTGCACCACTCCGGTGTGCTGGAAAAACACGGCGTGCGCATGATCGGCGCTAAGCCGGACGCCATCGAAAAAGGCGAAGACCGCCTCAAGTTCAAGAACGCCATGCTCGCCATCGGGCTGGACCTGCCGCAGTCCGGCGTCGCCCACACCATTGAGGAAGCCCGCAAAATCGCTGAAGAGATCGGCACCCTGCCCCTCATCATCCGCCCCGCCTACACCCTGGGCGGCACTGGCGGTGGCATCGCGTATAACAAGGAAGAATTCGAATACATCACCGGGCGCGGCCTGGACCTCTCCCCCGTCAGCGAAGTGCTCATCGAAGAGTCCCTGCTCGGCTGGAAAGAGTTCGAAATGGAAGTGATGCGGGACAAGGCAGACAACTGCGTCATCATCTGCTCCATCGAAAACCTGGACCCCATGGGCGTCCACACGGGCGACTCCATCACCGTCGCCCCCATCCAGACCCTGACGGACCGTGAGTACCAGATCATGCGCGATGCCTCCTTCGCCTGCATCCGCGAGATCGGCGTGGAGACAGGTGGATCCAACATCCAGTTCGCCATCCATCCGGACACGGGCCGAATGATCGTCATCGAGATGAACCCGCGTGTATCGCGCTCCTCCGCGCTCGCCTCCAAGGCCACCGGTTACCCCATCGCCAAGATCGCCGCCAAACTCGCCGTCGGTTACACTCTCGATGAGCTGAAGAACGACATCACCCGCGAGACCCCCGCCTCCTTCGAGCCGACCATTGACTACGTCGTCACCAAGATCCCGCGTTTCACCTTCGAAAAATTCCCCGGCGCCGATACCACCCTCACCACGCAGATGAAGTCCGTGGGCGAAGCCATGGCCATCGGCCGCACCTTCAAGGAGTCCCTTCAGAAGGCCCTGCGCAGCCTGGAAATCAAACGCTTCGGTTTGATCGGCGATGGTGCCGATGTCGTGGTGGACGAAGAGACCCTCACCACCAAACTCACGGTGCCGAATGCCGAGCGCATCTTCTTCCTCGGCCAGGCCTTTGCCATTGGCTGGGATGTCGAGAAGGTCTTCGAACTGACCAAGATTGACCGCTGGTTCCTGCGGCAGATTGAGGAGATTGTGAAGGAGCAGAAGACACTCGGTGAAGATTTGTTCAAGAAACGTAGCGATGGTGGTTTGATGACCCCTTGTGACCTCATGTGGGAAGTAGCCAATCGCAAAGATGAAGAGTCCATTGGGGAAGGCGACTCTCTCATTGAGCCACTTCGTATTGCACTAAAGAGAGCCAAAAAACTTGGTTTCTCCGATGTCCAAATAGGCAAGATGTTTTCGCCTGCAGACGCCAATCAGGTTCGCTCCGCGAGGAAGAATTTGGGCATCATCCCCACCTACCGTCTCGTGGACACCTGCGCGGCGGAGTTCGAAGCGCAGACGCCTTATTATTACTCCACCTACGGCACCGAGGACGAAGTCCGCGACAATGACCGCAAGAAGGTCATGATCCTGGGTGGTGGGCCGAACCGCATCGGCCAGGGCATTGAGTTCGACTACTGCTGCGTCCATGCCTCCTTTGCGCTGCGCGAGCTGGGTTATGAGACCATCATGGTCAACTCCAATCCGGAGACCGTTTCCACCGACTACGACACCAGCGACAAGCTCTACTTTGAGCCTCTGACCCTGGAAGACGTGCTGAACATCTACGAGCGCGAAAACCGCAACGACCAGGTGCTCGGCGTCATCGTCCAGTTCGGCGGCCAGACCCCGCTGAACCTCGCCAAAGGCCTGGAAGAAAACGGCGTCCGCATCATCGGCACCAGCCCGAAAAACATCGAGCTCGCCGAAGACCGCAAGCTCTTCGCCGCCCTCCTCGATGAACTCGGCCTGCACCAGGCCGCTAGCGGCACCGCCACCTCCCTGGAAGAGGCGTTGGCCATCACCGCCCGCATCGGTTACCCCAGCCTCGTGCGCCCCAGCTTCGTGCTCGGTGGCCGCGCTATGCAGATCGTCTATAGCGATGCCGAACTGACCCACTACATGAAGAACGCCGTCGAGGCCACGCCCGACCGCCCCGTGCTGGTGGACCGCTTCCTGGAAGACGCCACCGAGGTGGACGTGGACTGCATCAGCGATGGTGAGACCACCGTCATCGGTGCCATCATGGAGCACATCGAAGAGGCCGGCATCCACTCCGGCGACAGCGCCTGCGTCATCCCTCCCTTCAGCCTCAGTGCCGAAATGCAGGACCGCATCCGCGATGCCGCTAAAAAGCTGGCCAAAGCCCTCGGCGTGCGCGGCCTGATGAACATGCAGCTCGCCGTCAAAGGCGACGACCTCTACGTCATCGAGGTCAACCCACGTGCCTCCCGCACCGCCCCCTTCGTCAGCAAGGCCATCGGCGTCCCGCTGCCAAAGCTCGCCGCCAAAATCATGGCTGGCAAGACCCTCAAGGAACTGGGCTTCACCGAAGAAGTTCATCCGAAGCACTTCAGCGTCAAAGAAGCCGTCTTCCCCTTCAGCAAGTTCCAGGGCGTGGACATCGCTCTTGGGCCTGAGATGAAATCCACCGGCGAAGTCATGGGCATCGACATGGACATGGGCCTCGCCTTTGCCAAAAGCCAGATGGCCGCCGGCGGCACCCTGCCGACTAAAGGCAACGTCTTCATCAGCGTCAAGGAAACCGACCGCGCCAACGTCGCCCGCATCGCCAAAGGTTACGCCGATCTCGGCTTCACCCTCTACGCCACCGCCGGCACTGGCCAGGTCATCAAAGACGCCGGTACCGATGTCAACATCCTGCCGAAGCTCGCCAGCGGCCAGCGCCCGAACGTCATTGATCTCATGAAGAACAAGGACATGGCCCTCGTGATCAACACCCCCTCGGGCAAAAACCCCCGCGAGGACGAGATCAAGATCCGCACCGCCGCCATGCAGAACCGCATCCCCATCATGACCACCCTCCGTGGCGCCGATGCCGCCATGCGCGCCATCAAGTCCCTCCAAGCCGCCGATGTCGAAGTCCGCGCGCTGCAGGAGTATCATCAGTAA
- a CDS encoding DUF262 domain-containing protein translates to MSSQIKPSVTNPTIADIYQSVAANRLILRPDFQRRFVWTLAHQEEFIDTILRGYPFPEIYVCEGEVNVQELTTTRHVIDGQQRLTTIKRYIDGNPELPDRPYTSISPYKDLSVEQKQEFLSYQVVMRDIGRVSDETVREIFRRINLTKFKLENVEIHNAVYDGSFITAAKTILETTDLEKFGVFRESEFTRMADLHFILLVMATIENGGYFAQDREVEPMVAKYNEVYPSCDSVVTKIKKVFETITSLSLPLDSIWFRKSNFFTLVVETTLYLDQLPELEDFRSKLLDLEANILANKNNSHSAFSQYYSYMYQATHGRAARVTRSQFFRAHILGL, encoded by the coding sequence ATGAGCTCCCAAATTAAGCCGTCCGTCACTAACCCGACAATCGCAGACATTTATCAAAGTGTTGCGGCCAACCGGCTGATATTACGTCCAGATTTTCAAAGACGGTTTGTTTGGACTCTCGCCCATCAAGAAGAGTTTATTGACACTATTTTGCGAGGTTATCCATTTCCGGAAATATATGTTTGCGAGGGGGAAGTTAATGTTCAAGAACTCACTACCACGCGCCATGTCATTGATGGACAGCAGCGTCTAACAACAATTAAACGATACATTGACGGAAACCCAGAGCTTCCTGATCGCCCCTACACGTCGATCTCGCCATATAAAGATTTGAGCGTTGAACAAAAACAAGAATTTCTTTCTTACCAAGTAGTGATGCGAGATATAGGTCGGGTTAGCGATGAAACCGTCCGAGAGATTTTTCGGCGGATTAATCTGACCAAATTTAAGCTCGAGAATGTTGAAATCCACAACGCCGTCTATGACGGCAGTTTTATCACCGCTGCAAAAACTATTCTTGAGACCACAGACCTTGAAAAGTTTGGTGTGTTTCGTGAATCGGAGTTCACTAGAATGGCCGATCTGCACTTTATACTCCTTGTGATGGCGACGATCGAAAATGGAGGCTATTTTGCTCAAGATCGTGAAGTGGAGCCCATGGTTGCGAAGTATAACGAAGTTTATCCTTCGTGTGATAGTGTTGTGACAAAGATAAAGAAAGTATTTGAGACGATCACCTCGCTTTCATTACCCCTTGACTCTATTTGGTTCAGAAAGTCCAATTTTTTCACTCTAGTTGTGGAAACCACTCTTTATTTAGATCAGCTTCCAGAGCTCGAAGACTTCCGAAGCAAACTGCTTGATCTAGAGGCAAACATTCTGGCCAACAAGAATAATTCACACTCCGCTTTTAGCCAATATTACTCATACATGTATCAAGCGACGCATGGTAGGGCTGCTCGTGTAACGCGATCACAATTCTTTCGCGCACATATTCTGGGCCTTTAA